From a region of the Salvelinus namaycush isolate Seneca chromosome 40, SaNama_1.0, whole genome shotgun sequence genome:
- the LOC120033738 gene encoding interferon-induced protein 44-like, giving the protein MSVVKSSLSVEQEKKLLSLFGHVRLHLLYKVFVHGYMNIAFHCRCDGQGPTVLVAYNKAGFVFGGYISKDYAQTGQVINDDKAFLYSITDQREKPLRVSSTDDQYGFTDGAYGLNVGALWFLNNNTATVQIVAGNSYTFEGEEMHGNDLQLTECEVYRVEEYGGLRETPWRKIDLEGYGTKDCLMDYIKNYKPEVKSVVQARVLLVGPVGAGKSSFFNSINSVFKGHVTGQANTGSAGTSLTTQFRTYSIKAEQGGKALPLVLCDTMGLEEGPSAGLDIDDINSILKGHVQDRYQFNPSMSVQTDGVGFCKSPSLKDTIHCVVYVLDACKVTLLSAKMVDKLAAIRKGINKLGIPQLVLLTKVDEACPLVREDLTNIYLSHYIERMTRKVSVCLGVSQSCVLPVKNYSRELELDIHTDILLLTAVVQMLRYTDDYFDDIYQAGDQKSE; this is encoded by the exons ATGAGTGTTGTGAAGTCCAGTCTGTCAGTAGAACAGGAGAAGAAGCTGCTGTCTCTGTTCGGCCATGTCAGACTCCACCTGCTCTACAAAGTTTT CGTCCATGGCTACATGAATATAGCCTTCCACTGCCGCTGTGATGGCCAGGGACCCACCGTACTTGTGGCCTACAACAAGGCTGGGTTTGTTTTCGGAGGTTACATCAGTAAGGACTACGCCCAGACTGGACAGGTGATCAATGATGATAAGGCCTTTCTCTACAGCATCACTGACCAGAGAGAAAAGCCACTGCGTGTGTCCAGTACCGATGACCAGTATGGTTTCACAGATGGAGCCTATGGTCTTAATGTTGGTGCCTTGTGGTTCCTTAATAATAACACCGCTACAGTTCAAATTGTTGCAGGGAACAGCTACACCTTTGAAGGGGAAGAGATGCATGGCAATGACCTGCAGCTGACAGAGTGTGAGGTGTACAGAGTGGAAG AGTATGGAGGCCTTCGGGAGACTCCCTGGAGGAAAATTGACTTGGAAGGATATGG CACCAAGGACTGCCTGATGGACTATATCAAGAACTATAAGCCTGAGGTAAAGTCTGTGGTCCAGGCCAGAGTTCTACTGGTGGGTCCGGTCGGGGCTGGCAAGTCCAGCTTCTTCAACTCCATCAACTCTGTCTTCAAAGGACATGTTACCGGGCAGGCTAACACCGGCAGTGCTGGCACCAGCCTCACCACACAG ttCCGTACCTACAGCATCAAGGCAGAGCAGGGTGGGAAGGCTCTCCCTCTGGTCCTGTGTGACACCATGGGCCTGGAGGAAGGACCCAGCGCAGGGCTGGATATAGACGACATCAACAGTATCCTGAAGGGCCATGTACAGGACCGGTACCAG TTCAACCCGTCCATGTCTGTCCAGACGGATGGTGTCGGGTTCTGTAAGTCGCCCAGCCTGAAGGACACGATCCACTGTGTGGTCTACGTACTGGACGCCTGCAAGGTCACTCTGCTCTCTGCCAAGATGGTGGACAAGCTCGCCGCCATCCGCAAGGGGATCAACAAGCTGG GTATTCCCCAGCTGGTCCTGCTTACTAAGGTGGATGAGGCCTGTCCTCTAGTGAGAGAAGACCTGACCAACATTTACCTCAGCCACTACATAGAGAGGATG aCCCGCaaggtgagtgtgtgtctgggtgtgtccCAGTCCTGTGTTCTGCCAGTGAAGAACTACAGTCGTGAGCTTGAGCTGGACATCCACACAGACATCCTCCTGCTCACTGCCGTGGTCCAGATGCTTCGCTACACTGACGACTACTTTGATGACATCTATCAGGCTGGGGACCAGAAGTCTGAGTGA